One Ardenticatenales bacterium DNA segment encodes these proteins:
- a CDS encoding WecB/TagA/CpsF family glycosyltransferase: MPALTTTRILDIPIHHLTVAETLARVEAFMAEPRLHQLATANPEFVMTAQRDDAFRAVLQQADLCVADGIGLVWASRWYGRPLPQRVAGSELVYHLAAACATHGWRLFLLGAAPGVAAEAGEILRKRYAGLEIAGTFPGSPHLHENEAIVRRINDSQADVLFVAYGAPNQDKWIARNRDTLATVRLALGVGGALDFITGRAVRAPHWIQQLGLEWLHRLLREPWRWRRMLALPRFAWAAWRESRRLQPNGRPRQP; the protein is encoded by the coding sequence ATGCCGGCATTAACCACCACACGCATTCTGGACATCCCCATTCACCACCTGACCGTGGCGGAAACCCTGGCGCGCGTGGAAGCCTTCATGGCCGAGCCGCGACTGCACCAACTGGCAACGGCCAATCCTGAATTTGTGATGACGGCGCAGCGGGATGACGCTTTTCGCGCCGTTTTGCAACAAGCAGATCTGTGCGTGGCGGATGGGATTGGCCTGGTGTGGGCTTCTCGCTGGTACGGCCGGCCGCTACCACAGCGGGTGGCCGGGTCGGAATTGGTGTATCATCTGGCGGCTGCGTGCGCGACGCATGGTTGGCGACTATTCCTATTGGGGGCGGCTCCGGGCGTGGCGGCGGAGGCGGGCGAGATTCTGCGGAAACGGTATGCGGGATTGGAAATTGCCGGCACTTTCCCCGGCAGCCCCCATCTCCACGAAAACGAAGCCATCGTCCGCCGCATCAACGATAGCCAGGCCGACGTCCTCTTCGTCGCCTACGGCGCGCCTAACCAGGACAAATGGATCGCCCGCAACCGGGATACATTGGCAACCGTACGCCTGGCGCTAGGCGTGGGCGGGGCGCTGGATTTCATCACCGGGCGAGCCGTACGCGCTCCCCATTGGATACAACAACTGGGGCTAGAGTGGCTGCACCGCCTGCTGCGCGAGCCGTGGCGCTGGCGACGCATGTTGGCCCTGCCGCGCTTCGCCTGGGCCGCCTGGCGCGAAAGCCGACGCTTGCAGCCAAATGGACGCCCTCGTCAACCGTAG
- a CDS encoding glycosyltransferase family 4 protein has protein sequence MIIGIDASRATPTQRTGTEAYARFLLQAVIPLALTAGHEIRLYFNQSPPPGLFPAQTGVVPVHIPLRRLWTHLRLGRELRHHPPDVFFTPAHVIPLAYRGPSVATVHDLGYHYFPRAHPRWQLAYLRWSTRHNAHRGRLVIADSEATKTDLVRFYGVDASKVRVVYPGRDPGLARVTDTTTLATVQARYGITPPYLLYLGTLQPRKNLARLVQAFAQLPAQTHQLVLAGKPGWLTQPILTQIAAMPAEITGRILLTGYIPDADKAALISGATALLYPSLYEGFGFPVLEGQVCGVPVLTAANSSMPEVAGAGALQVRAERAGEIADGIMRLIIDEDLRRRLIAAGEANAAHFTWERAATQVLETLQQAAIGSKAA, from the coding sequence ATGATCATTGGCATTGACGCCAGCCGCGCTACTCCGACACAACGCACCGGCACGGAAGCGTACGCCCGCTTTCTGCTCCAGGCCGTCATTCCCCTGGCGCTGACCGCCGGACACGAAATCCGGTTGTATTTCAATCAGTCTCCTCCACCCGGATTATTCCCGGCACAAACCGGTGTGGTTCCGGTTCATATTCCGCTGCGCCGCCTGTGGACGCATCTGCGCCTGGGGCGCGAATTACGCCATCATCCCCCAGACGTGTTCTTCACGCCCGCGCACGTTATTCCGCTGGCGTACCGAGGCCCCAGCGTGGCGACGGTCCACGATCTGGGCTATCACTATTTTCCGCGGGCGCATCCGCGGTGGCAGCTTGCCTATTTGCGCTGGAGTACGCGGCACAATGCCCACCGCGGCCGGTTGGTCATCGCCGATTCGGAAGCAACAAAGACCGACCTCGTGCGTTTTTATGGCGTCGATGCCAGTAAAGTGCGCGTCGTCTATCCGGGGCGCGATCCGGGATTGGCACGGGTGACTGACACGACGACGCTGGCGACGGTGCAGGCGCGCTACGGGATTACGCCCCCTTATTTGCTTTATCTGGGCACGCTGCAACCGCGCAAGAATCTGGCGCGGCTGGTGCAGGCGTTCGCGCAGTTGCCGGCACAAACGCACCAACTCGTTCTCGCCGGAAAGCCGGGGTGGTTGACGCAGCCGATTTTGACACAGATCGCGGCGATGCCGGCAGAAATAACCGGGCGTATTCTATTGACAGGCTACATCCCTGACGCGGACAAGGCCGCCTTGATTTCCGGAGCCACCGCCCTCCTCTACCCATCACTATACGAAGGGTTCGGCTTCCCCGTGCTGGAAGGGCAGGTATGCGGCGTGCCCGTGCTCACCGCCGCCAACAGCTCCATGCCGGAAGTGGCCGGAGCGGGCGCGTTGCAGGTTCGCGCCGAGCGAGCAGGCGAAATCGCCGACGGTATCATGCGCCTGATCATAGACGAGGATTTGCGCCGACGGTTGATCGCCGCCGGAGAGGCCAATGCCGCCCACTTCACCTGGGAACGAGCCGCCACCCAGGTTTTGGAAACGCTGCAACAGGCGGCGATAGGGAGTAAGGCAGCGTGA
- a CDS encoding SH3 domain-containing protein: MTDLILPLLLTFIGLIVALSAFSGIRRGGARFYTLEREALLRRAGFTLLASVFFFLGAIGLLIYNRQQLIVEQAIQAGEVRENAPTITPTVAIFPPTAQPTATIDLSIPTITPTPILRRGVIEGTGGSGAYLRETPGGVELEILPDGDIVTLLDEPPQQANGFTWLKVRTVVGTEGWVAEDFLIARDR, translated from the coding sequence ATGACCGACCTGATCCTGCCCCTCCTCCTCACCTTTATCGGTCTGATTGTGGCCCTGAGCGCCTTTAGCGGCATTCGCCGCGGCGGCGCGCGCTTCTACACCCTGGAACGGGAGGCGTTGCTGCGACGGGCAGGCTTTACGCTGCTCGCCAGTGTTTTCTTCTTTCTCGGCGCCATTGGCCTGCTGATCTACAACCGGCAACAGCTTATCGTAGAACAGGCCATTCAAGCGGGCGAAGTGCGCGAAAACGCGCCCACTATCACGCCCACCGTGGCGATTTTCCCCCCGACGGCGCAACCAACCGCAACCATCGATCTTTCTATCCCGACCATCACGCCAACACCTATTTTACGCCGGGGCGTGATTGAGGGAACAGGCGGCAGCGGTGCCTATTTGCGCGAAACGCCCGGAGGTGTGGAACTGGAGATTTTGCCCGATGGCGACATCGTCACCCTGCTGGACGAACCGCCACAGCAAGCCAATGGGTTCACCTGGCTGAAGGTGCGGACGGTCGTGGGCACGGAAGGATGGGTGGCCGAAGATTTCTTGATCGCCCGCGACCGCTGA
- a CDS encoding threonylcarbamoyl-AMP synthase has protein sequence MTSLLAQEEIITRCLPADDAGAVALAAAALNAGNLVVFPTDTVYGVGADPFSEAAIARLYMAKQRPADKGIPVLIADLADLARVVAEMPAFIPPLIAQFWPGPLTLVLPKKPGLPPNLSPTDTIAVRMPDHPAARAFIRAAGGAIAASSANRSTHPPARSAAAALAAFNHLAAIILDGGPSPQEIASTIIDCTTVPPRLLRQGPISTETIMPFLSDAPAS, from the coding sequence TTGACCAGCCTTTTGGCGCAGGAAGAAATCATCACCCGATGCCTGCCGGCGGACGATGCCGGGGCGGTTGCGCTGGCGGCCGCGGCGTTGAATGCCGGCAATCTGGTTGTTTTCCCCACGGATACGGTCTACGGCGTGGGGGCCGATCCTTTCTCGGAAGCGGCTATTGCCCGTCTCTACATGGCAAAACAGCGCCCGGCGGATAAAGGGATTCCCGTTTTGATTGCTGATCTGGCTGATTTGGCGCGGGTGGTGGCGGAAATGCCGGCATTCATCCCCCCCCTCATCGCCCAATTCTGGCCCGGACCGCTCACCCTCGTGCTGCCCAAAAAACCAGGACTCCCCCCTAACCTCTCCCCCACCGACACCATCGCCGTGCGTATGCCCGACCACCCCGCTGCTCGCGCCTTTATCCGCGCCGCCGGCGGAGCCATCGCCGCCAGCAGCGCCAATCGCTCTACGCATCCCCCGGCGCGCTCCGCCGCCGCCGCCCTGGCCGCCTTCAACCACCTCGCCGCCATCATCCTGGATGGCGGCCCCTCCCCGCAAGAAATCGCCTCCACCATCATTGACTGCACCACCGTTCCGCCGCGATTGTTGCGTCAGGGACCCATCTCCACGGAAACAATCATGCCCTTCCTCTCCGATGCGCCCGCCTCATGA
- the prmC gene encoding peptide chain release factor N(5)-glutamine methyltransferase produces MIDIQSTLADAQVALSHSATPVIDARLLLSHVLGVPHSYLLAHGEQPLTPAQQAHFQDLLARASRQIPIPYLLEQAPFFDLTFYVTPAVLIPRPETEELVQFALTWLQRRESVRIVDVGTGSGCIAVTLARHLPAGHAIAAVDISADALEVARENARRHGVSERIQFLQGNLLAPLPWSPDLIIANLPYVTDTEWTMLSDGVKLYEPPLALIGGVDGLDIVRNLLRQASSRIADGGAILLEIGWRQGEAARQAALSTFPRGDVSLRSDLAGHDRFLFIQ; encoded by the coding sequence ATGATAGACATCCAATCCACGTTGGCTGACGCCCAGGTCGCCCTCTCGCACTCCGCGACCCCGGTCATTGACGCCCGCCTGCTCCTCAGCCACGTGTTGGGCGTCCCACACAGCTACCTCCTCGCCCACGGCGAACAACCCCTCACACCGGCGCAACAAGCTCACTTCCAGGACTTGCTGGCGCGGGCCTCTCGGCAGATACCCATCCCGTACCTCCTGGAGCAGGCTCCGTTTTTCGATCTGACTTTCTATGTGACCCCCGCCGTCCTCATCCCTCGCCCGGAGACCGAGGAATTGGTGCAGTTCGCCCTCACCTGGTTACAAAGGCGCGAAAGCGTGCGAATCGTGGACGTGGGCACGGGCAGCGGCTGCATCGCCGTCACCCTGGCGCGCCATCTCCCGGCCGGCCATGCTATCGCCGCCGTGGACATTTCCGCGGATGCCCTGGAAGTGGCCCGCGAAAATGCACGAAGACACGGCGTATCCGAGCGCATTCAATTTCTGCAAGGAAATCTGCTTGCGCCTCTCCCCTGGTCCCCCGACTTGATCATCGCCAATCTGCCCTACGTCACGGATACCGAGTGGACGATGCTTTCCGATGGGGTAAAATTATACGAGCCGCCGCTGGCGTTAATAGGCGGGGTAGATGGGCTGGACATTGTCCGTAATCTGCTGCGACAAGCCAGCAGCAGAATCGCTGATGGCGGCGCGATTTTGCTGGAGATTGGGTGGCGGCAAGGCGAGGCTGCACGTCAGGCTGCGCTGTCCACATTTCCGCGAGGGGACGTGAGCCTGCGGTCCGACCTGGCCGGACATGATCGGTTCCTCTTCATCCAGTAA
- the cysC gene encoding adenylyl-sulfate kinase, producing MTQQGFVLWMTGLSGAGKTTIALILEKELRQRGVKIERLDGDVVRESLTRDLGFTAEDRKKNIERVTFVAKLLSRNGVGCVCSFISPYQSVRDHVREQTTNFLEVFIDAPLEVVIQRDVKGLYEKAIAGEIPNFTGISDPFEAPAAPDIHIRTDQETPEESAGKIISYLENASLI from the coding sequence ATGACGCAACAAGGTTTCGTCCTGTGGATGACAGGACTGTCCGGCGCGGGTAAAACCACTATCGCCCTGATTTTGGAAAAAGAACTGCGCCAGCGCGGTGTGAAGATTGAACGGCTGGATGGGGACGTCGTCCGCGAAAGCCTGACCCGCGACCTCGGTTTCACGGCGGAGGACCGCAAGAAAAACATCGAACGAGTGACGTTTGTCGCCAAGCTGCTCTCGCGTAATGGTGTCGGCTGCGTTTGCTCTTTCATCTCCCCTTATCAGTCCGTGCGCGACCATGTGCGCGAGCAGACAACGAACTTCCTGGAAGTGTTCATTGACGCGCCGCTGGAGGTAGTGATTCAGCGAGACGTCAAGGGGTTGTATGAAAAGGCCATTGCGGGAGAAATTCCGAACTTCACGGGGATCTCCGATCCGTTTGAAGCGCCGGCCGCCCCAGACATCCACATTCGCACAGACCAGGAAACGCCGGAAGAAAGTGCCGGCAAAATCATCTCCTACCTGGAAAACGCCAGTCTCATTTAA
- a CDS encoding bifunctional sulfate adenylyltransferase/adenylylsulfate kinase produces MIQTKNKLITPYGGELVNLLVPAAEAAKLADYAKRLPSVRLSERAACDLELLAVGAFSPLDRFMGQADHQRVLDEMRLADGTLFPMPITLPVGPELNFKVGDDVALRDIRNELLAVMTVEEIYKWDREEVSLKAFGSLDLRHPIVAEMHNWGPYNISGPMKVLQLPANYDFKSLRLTPAQTRAKLETFGHENVVAFQTRNPLHRVHEELTKRATQEVDGVLLLHPVVGMTKPGDVDHYTRVRTYKALASRYYDPDRILLSLLPLAMRMGGPREALWHAIIRRNYGANHLIVGRDHAGPGKDSDGQPFYGPYDAQTLVEQYGDEIGVKVIPFRMLVYLPDEERYEEVTKVPASSRTASISGTQVREDYLQNGRQLPDWFTRPEVAEILAEAYPPRHRQGACIWLTGLAGSGKSTNAYVLTSRLQEYGRQVTLLDGDVVRTHFSQELGFSKEDRDMNVRRMGFVAAEIVRHGGIAVCAAVSPYRATRNFIRSMVGDNYVEVFVDTPIKVCEQRDAKGLYARARRGEITGFTGVDAPYEAPQHPELVLDTVDHTAEENAHRIIDFLFERGFLRDEQPYDVEN; encoded by the coding sequence ATGATTCAAACAAAAAACAAGCTCATAACACCTTATGGCGGCGAACTCGTCAATCTGCTTGTGCCCGCCGCGGAGGCGGCGAAACTGGCGGATTATGCCAAGCGGCTGCCGTCCGTGCGTTTGTCGGAGAGAGCCGCCTGCGATCTGGAACTGTTGGCGGTAGGGGCTTTTTCTCCCCTGGATCGCTTTATGGGGCAGGCCGACCACCAGCGCGTACTGGACGAGATGCGTCTCGCTGATGGCACGCTCTTCCCCATGCCCATTACGCTCCCCGTTGGTCCCGAACTCAACTTCAAGGTGGGCGACGATGTGGCTTTGCGAGACATTCGTAATGAATTGCTGGCAGTGATGACGGTGGAAGAAATTTATAAGTGGGATCGCGAGGAAGTGTCCCTGAAGGCGTTTGGTTCGCTCGATCTGCGCCACCCCATTGTCGCGGAGATGCACAACTGGGGGCCGTACAACATCTCGGGACCCATGAAGGTACTGCAACTGCCGGCAAATTATGATTTCAAATCGCTGCGTCTGACACCGGCGCAAACCCGGGCCAAACTGGAAACATTTGGTCACGAGAATGTGGTCGCCTTCCAGACACGCAACCCCCTGCATCGCGTTCATGAAGAATTGACCAAACGCGCCACGCAAGAGGTGGATGGCGTACTGCTGTTGCACCCCGTCGTGGGCATGACCAAGCCTGGCGACGTGGATCATTACACCCGCGTTCGTACGTACAAGGCGCTGGCCAGCCGTTACTACGATCCGGACCGCATCTTGTTGTCACTGCTGCCTCTGGCTATGCGCATGGGCGGCCCACGCGAGGCATTGTGGCACGCGATCATTCGCCGTAACTATGGGGCCAACCATTTGATTGTGGGACGCGATCATGCGGGACCGGGCAAGGATTCCGACGGTCAACCGTTTTATGGCCCGTATGACGCGCAGACGCTGGTGGAGCAATACGGTGACGAGATTGGCGTGAAGGTGATTCCTTTCCGCATGTTGGTTTACCTGCCAGATGAAGAGCGTTATGAGGAAGTGACGAAAGTGCCGGCATCTAGCCGCACCGCCTCCATCTCTGGCACACAAGTCCGCGAAGATTACCTGCAAAATGGCCGCCAGCTCCCCGACTGGTTCACCCGCCCCGAAGTCGCCGAAATCCTGGCCGAAGCGTATCCCCCTCGTCACCGCCAGGGCGCCTGCATCTGGCTTACCGGATTGGCCGGCTCCGGCAAATCCACCAACGCTTACGTTCTCACCTCCCGCCTGCAAGAGTATGGCCGCCAGGTGACCCTGCTGGACGGTGACGTCGTCCGCACCCACTTCTCGCAAGAACTGGGCTTCTCCAAAGAAGACCGCGACATGAACGTGCGCCGCATGGGATTCGTGGCGGCGGAAATTGTGCGCCACGGCGGCATCGCCGTTTGCGCCGCCGTCAGCCCTTACCGCGCCACGCGCAACTTCATCCGCAGCATGGTTGGCGACAACTACGTGGAAGTCTTCGTGGACACACCCATCAAGGTGTGCGAGCAACGGGATGCCAAAGGGCTTTATGCGCGCGCCCGTCGTGGTGAAATCACCGGGTTCACGGGCGTGGACGCGCCCTATGAAGCGCCGCAGCACCCAGAACTCGTATTGGACACCGTCGACCACACCGCTGAGGAAAATGCCCACCGCATTATTGATTTTCTGTTCGAGCGCGGCTTCTTGCGCGATGAACAGCCGTATGACGTTGAAAACTAG
- a CDS encoding alkaline phosphatase family protein, translated as MNEESNTKPRKLLVIGLDGAPYPLIKAWAADGTLPNLARLIANGSFGVLRSTIPVHSPTAWASFITGLNPGKHGVFDFVRRDTDSYQLRYQRADQIAGASVWHLLGQHGRQVGVMNVPMTYPPEQVNGFLITGLGTPSYVTYTYPPELTETLNQQGYRVNKDAFYQPGQEDAWLADIYDTSERRARMTIQLMREEAWDFFMMVFRNTDEICHFFWRFMDETHPEHDPDAPGRFQTAIRDYYQRIDGWVGDILAQAGADTNVIVMSDHGAGPLYKDVFLNEWLWQQGWLHFRETGKTEQARHSLARRLGLTRKNISDTLTRLHLHRLEVLIKQALGDRIQVLPRDERPEFTTAIDWQRTQAYSFGYYGQIFINLQGREPEGIVSPGPAYETLRQEIARRLRELVDPADGLPVVDDIFFKEDLYHGPHLAEAPDILCLMRGLTYITRKGYEFAAERGVLFRAPYTHESGSHRLEGILIAAGPDIAPRQDLPEHPIHDLTPTILHLMDCPVPTIMDGQVVTEMLTPAFQTAHPVRFSEEMGQRQAAEAAAWDEAAEAEITERLKSLGYLN; from the coding sequence ATGAATGAAGAATCCAACACCAAACCACGCAAATTGCTCGTCATTGGCCTGGACGGCGCGCCGTATCCGTTGATAAAGGCGTGGGCCGCCGATGGCACGTTGCCCAACCTGGCGCGCCTGATCGCCAACGGCAGCTTTGGCGTCCTGCGCTCCACCATCCCCGTCCACTCCCCCACCGCCTGGGCCTCCTTCATCACCGGGCTTAATCCGGGCAAGCATGGCGTATTCGATTTTGTGCGACGCGACACGGACAGTTACCAGCTTCGCTACCAACGCGCCGACCAGATCGCCGGGGCCTCCGTGTGGCATCTCCTCGGCCAACATGGTCGCCAGGTAGGCGTCATGAACGTGCCCATGACCTACCCCCCCGAACAAGTTAACGGCTTCCTCATCACCGGCCTGGGCACGCCCAGCTACGTCACCTACACTTATCCCCCCGAACTGACGGAGACGCTCAACCAGCAAGGGTATCGCGTCAATAAGGACGCCTTCTATCAGCCCGGCCAGGAAGATGCGTGGCTGGCGGACATCTACGACACCAGCGAACGCCGCGCGCGCATGACCATCCAACTTATGCGCGAAGAAGCGTGGGACTTCTTCATGATGGTGTTTCGCAACACGGACGAAATCTGCCATTTCTTCTGGCGCTTCATGGACGAAACCCACCCGGAGCATGACCCCGACGCCCCCGGACGTTTCCAGACCGCCATCCGCGACTACTATCAACGTATTGACGGCTGGGTTGGCGACATCCTGGCACAGGCGGGTGCGGATACCAACGTGATCGTCATGTCCGACCACGGCGCCGGTCCGCTGTACAAAGACGTTTTCCTCAACGAATGGCTGTGGCAACAAGGATGGCTGCACTTCCGGGAGACCGGCAAGACCGAACAAGCCCGGCACAGCCTGGCACGCCGCCTCGGCCTGACGCGCAAAAACATTTCCGATACACTGACACGGCTGCATTTGCACCGCCTGGAAGTGCTGATCAAGCAAGCCCTGGGGGATCGCATTCAGGTGCTGCCGCGAGACGAACGCCCGGAGTTCACGACGGCCATTGACTGGCAGCGCACCCAGGCGTACAGCTTCGGCTACTACGGCCAGATTTTCATCAACTTGCAGGGGCGGGAGCCGGAGGGCATCGTTTCGCCCGGCCCGGCCTATGAAACGTTGCGCCAGGAAATCGCGCGGCGACTGCGGGAACTGGTCGATCCCGCCGATGGGCTGCCCGTTGTGGACGACATCTTCTTCAAGGAAGATTTGTACCACGGACCACACCTGGCGGAAGCGCCGGACATCCTCTGCCTGATGCGCGGTCTAACCTATATCACCCGTAAGGGTTATGAATTCGCCGCCGAGCGAGGCGTCCTCTTCCGCGCGCCATATACGCATGAATCGGGCAGCCATCGCCTGGAGGGCATCCTCATTGCCGCCGGCCCGGACATCGCGCCCCGGCAAGATTTGCCCGAACACCCCATCCACGACCTGACGCCGACGATATTGCACCTGATGGACTGCCCCGTACCCACGATCATGGATGGGCAGGTGGTCACGGAGATGCTCACCCCCGCTTTCCAGACGGCGCATCCGGTTCGCTTTAGCGAGGAAATGGGACAGCGGCAAGCGGCGGAGGCCGCGGCCTGGGACGAGGCGGCGGAAGCGGAGATCACGGAGCGGTTGAAGAGCCTCGGTTATCTCAATTGA
- a CDS encoding flippase, translating to MNNLQRLASNTTLAFISNIVVKASSALLFILVGRTLGAAEAGIFNLGVTYFTIVLALSAWGLHELIVREVAPRRGESRQYLLHYLGLRLLLALGAYGLLLLLLRLNLPYTPHAKQVIQVFALAMFPEAIFVLLQGVFAAHERLLVPTIAAAVNGGLKLGIGLWVLGHNGDAVGLAWAMVVGSGVSLVVFMPALLHLFRHIPQQPARLSSRFALSQLRLTPGFIVIGFFTTIDYQLDAFLISLFLSEAELGWYGAAQTVMLAFWMMPTALRTALYPLMARYYHESPERLPALYRRANRYILVGALPICAGISLIAPSIIPLIFDSGFQPAIPALQIIIWAVLPSFLMVPSARLLLVYNRQSEAGWFTALSMAANLLLNLWLIPRWGITGAAIARVLATSFFFVALYLYVQRRLLRDSLLPLLLRPILATLLMCAAVWPLRHLFIVWPISAGILVYPLALLLLRAIPPEDQRLLYQFLKRSPN from the coding sequence ATGAACAATCTGCAACGATTGGCAAGCAATACCACGCTGGCCTTCATCAGCAACATCGTCGTCAAGGCCAGCAGCGCGCTGCTTTTTATCCTGGTGGGGCGCACGTTGGGGGCGGCGGAGGCGGGCATCTTCAATCTGGGCGTGACCTACTTCACGATTGTGTTGGCGTTGTCCGCCTGGGGGCTACATGAGTTGATTGTGCGGGAGGTGGCCCCGCGCCGGGGAGAGAGTCGGCAGTATCTGCTGCATTACCTGGGGCTGCGGCTACTGCTGGCGCTGGGGGCATATGGGCTGCTCCTGCTGTTGCTGCGCCTGAATCTACCCTACACGCCGCACGCGAAGCAAGTGATTCAGGTCTTCGCCCTGGCGATGTTTCCCGAGGCGATTTTTGTGCTGCTGCAAGGGGTTTTCGCCGCCCACGAACGGCTGCTGGTTCCTACGATTGCCGCCGCCGTCAATGGGGGGTTGAAACTGGGCATTGGTTTGTGGGTATTGGGGCACAATGGGGATGCCGTGGGGTTGGCGTGGGCGATGGTTGTGGGTAGTGGGGTGAGTTTGGTGGTTTTTATGCCGGCACTTCTCCACCTCTTCCGCCACATTCCCCAACAGCCCGCCCGCCTCAGCAGCCGATTCGCCCTCAGTCAACTCCGCCTCACGCCCGGCTTCATCGTCATCGGCTTCTTCACCACCATTGATTACCAACTGGATGCCTTTCTCATTTCGCTTTTCCTCAGCGAAGCGGAATTGGGCTGGTACGGCGCGGCGCAAACAGTGATGTTGGCCTTTTGGATGATGCCCACGGCGCTGCGCACGGCGCTCTACCCGCTGATGGCGCGATATTATCACGAGTCGCCGGAGCGGCTGCCCGCGCTTTATCGTCGTGCCAATCGGTATATTTTGGTGGGGGCGCTGCCGATTTGTGCCGGCATTTCCCTCATCGCCCCCAGCATCATCCCCCTCATCTTCGACAGCGGCTTTCAACCCGCCATCCCCGCCTTACAAATCATCATCTGGGCCGTCCTCCCCTCCTTCCTCATGGTCCCCAGCGCCCGCCTCCTCCTCGTCTACAACCGCCAGAGCGAAGCCGGCTGGTTCACCGCCCTCAGCATGGCCGCCAACCTCCTCCTCAACCTCTGGCTCATCCCCCGCTGGGGCATCACCGGCGCGGCCATTGCCCGCGTCCTGGCAACCAGCTTCTTTTTTGTTGCCCTCTACCTGTACGTGCAGCGCCGTCTGCTGCGCGACAGCCTGCTGCCCTTGCTGCTCCGCCCCATCCTGGCCACGCTGCTCATGTGCGCCGCCGTCTGGCCGTTGCGTCATTTATTTATCGTCTGGCCGATAAGTGCCGGCATCCTCGTCTACCCCCTCGCCCTCCTCCTCCTCCGCGCCATCCCCCCCGAAGACCAACGCCTCCTCTACCAATTCCTCAAACGCTCCCCCAACTGA
- a CDS encoding class I SAM-dependent methyltransferase, translating into MDRREQLAAMPSWLRKRIEVNRYESLRLLEQAQAQIPAGARVLDAGSGEGRYKDYFTHTCYTGLDLAVGDTAWDYTGLDVVGDLRRLPFADHTFDAAVCIQTMEHVNEPMRVINEIGRVLKPGGRFYLSAPMSWHQHQKPHDYFRYTSFGFTYLLAQSGMRVVEMRPMGGYFWFLSFNLQMLHYWLFPRPRSRWLRWLQAPFKLATQFVFFLLLPLLLYYLDRLDKVKDHTLGWVCIGEKIDNAPPM; encoded by the coding sequence ATGGATAGACGAGAGCAGTTGGCGGCCATGCCGTCGTGGTTGCGCAAACGAATCGAGGTCAATCGGTATGAGTCGCTGCGGTTGCTGGAGCAGGCACAGGCGCAAATTCCCGCGGGCGCGCGCGTCCTGGACGCCGGTTCAGGCGAAGGTCGCTACAAGGATTACTTCACGCACACATGCTACACGGGGTTGGACCTGGCCGTGGGGGACACCGCCTGGGATTATACCGGGCTGGACGTGGTGGGGGATTTGCGCCGGCTGCCGTTTGCCGACCACACCTTCGACGCCGCCGTTTGCATCCAGACCATGGAACACGTCAATGAGCCAATGCGCGTGATCAACGAGATTGGCCGCGTCCTCAAACCGGGCGGGCGCTTCTACCTCTCCGCACCCATGTCCTGGCATCAGCACCAGAAACCGCACGATTATTTCCGCTACACCTCCTTCGGCTTCACCTATTTGTTGGCACAAAGCGGCATGCGCGTAGTGGAAATGCGCCCCATGGGGGGGTATTTCTGGTTCCTCTCCTTCAATTTACAGATGCTCCATTACTGGCTCTTCCCCCGCCCACGGTCTCGCTGGCTGCGCTGGCTGCAAGCGCCCTTCAAACTGGCGACGCAGTTTGTATTCTTCTTGCTGCTGCCCCTCCTTCTTTATTATCTCGACCGGCTAGACAAAGTGAAGGACCACACGCTGGGGTGGGTGTGCATTGGCGAAAAGATAGACAACGCGCCTCCGATGTAG